TGAGCATGGTGTGAATGTCGTGAAGGTGTTGATTATTAATATGACAGCTCTCGACACCGTTATTGAGTAGCTGGTGGGCTTGCTCAACACTTAATGCAACTTTGCTCGATTCATTTTGCAGACGTTCAATTTTCTCTTTGATGTTTTCTGTTGAATCTTTGGTCATTGAAGCAAGAGTTCGCACTTCATCGGCAACCACGGCAAATCCACGACCATGTTCGCCTGCTCGAGCAGCTTCAATCGCGGCATTTAAGGCAAGCAGGTTAGTTTTCTCGGCAACGGTATTAATGACGTTTAGTACATCGGCAATGTCTTCACTTTCCGTTTTTAGCTGGTTAATAATGGTGAGAGCTTCATTCATTTGTGCCATTAGTCCATCGATGTCATTCATTAGTTGATCTGCGCTTTGAATTGAAACAGTGCTTTTGCTATTGGCTTCTAACACATGGGTTGAAGCGTTATCGGTATAACGTGCAATCTCATTGACTGAGGTGGTCATTTCAGTAACCGCTGCGGCAATGTTTTCACAGTTAGCACTTTGCTTACTGGCTGATTGCGACATAGTGACAGCGTTGTTTGAGATGGTACTAGATTGGTTTTTTAGTGTTTGGCTAGCGTGAGAAAACTGATTAAATGAGTCTTCAAGAGTGGCAATGAATTGGTTAAATGAGGTGGATAGATCATTTACTTCAGAGCCACCATTGCGGATTGTTAAGCGTGCAGAGAGATTCTTATTATCACTAATCGCAATGATCTTTTTCGATAATATCTTGATAGGTTTAGCGATAGATTCTCCAATAAAGTAGGATAAGAATGCAGCCAACAACAGCAGTAATACACTACAAATAGCGACTGCTTTATAAAGTTGGGTTTTGAGTGCGCTAACATCTGCTAAGGCTTCTGCTTTATCGATTTCACTGATGATCATCCAATGCTGATTCAACAGGGTGATTGGGGCGTAAGCGGAAAGCACAGCAATATCACGATAATCAGTGATGGCATGGCTACCTGTTTTGCCATCTCGGGCAAATTGTACACTTGAGGTATTTACTGGCTGAAAGCCAATGGCGGTATCTTTTTTACTAATGTTATCAATTACATTACTTGAAATATTATTCGCTTGAAGGGTTTGTAAATAGGCTTGTTTATCTTCAATAAAGAAACGGGACTGGCTACGTAGGGTAGAATCCATTCCTACTAAATAAATCTCACCGCTTTTACCTAACCCGGCTTTATTCCAGTTTTGATCAAAGGTCATGATGTTGTTGATCGCATCAATCGGGGTTTGAATGATCATGTAACCAAGACGTTTCTGGTTATCAAAAATAGGGGTAGAGAGAAATGATGACGGCAACTCGAATGAGGGAGTATAAGGCTTAAAGTCGGTTAAGGTAACTTCACCGTCGGAGAGTTTAAGCGCGCCATGATAAGCATTGGCTAAGCCACTATTTTTAAATGGGCCTTGTTGCAGGTTGGTCGCAAAATCCACTTCTTTAAACACGCTGTACACCACGTTACCTTGGTTA
The genomic region above belongs to Photobacterium leiognathi and contains:
- a CDS encoding methyl-accepting chemotaxis protein, which encodes MKIANKISLTLSVLCACCVVLSGIYIAWKSAAISQQALYDRAIEQLISIREIKKTEIENHFNTTATLIGTFSSDPSIKQAMQRFDAAFNSYPNQDIAMGDKQALMQFYQEQFAALYRDKNKEATIGNIYEQLSDTAVSLQSRYIANNSNKLGQKHFLDNDTLNTDYNKTHQVFHPVLRHYLESFGFYDIFLVDNQGNVVYSVFKEVDFATNLQQGPFKNSGLANAYHGALKLSDGEVTLTDFKPYTPSFELPSSFLSTPIFDNQKRLGYMIIQTPIDAINNIMTFDQNWNKAGLGKSGEIYLVGMDSTLRSQSRFFIEDKQAYLQTLQANNISSNVIDNISKKDTAIGFQPVNTSSVQFARDGKTGSHAITDYRDIAVLSAYAPITLLNQHWMIISEIDKAEALADVSALKTQLYKAVAICSVLLLLLAAFLSYFIGESIAKPIKILSKKIIAISDNKNLSARLTIRNGGSEVNDLSTSFNQFIATLEDSFNQFSHASQTLKNQSSTISNNAVTMSQSASKQSANCENIAAAVTEMTTSVNEIARYTDNASTHVLEANSKSTVSIQSADQLMNDIDGLMAQMNEALTIINQLKTESEDIADVLNVINTVAEKTNLLALNAAIEAARAGEHGRGFAVVADEVRTLASMTKDSTENIKEKIERLQNESSKVALSVEQAHQLLNNGVESCHINNQHLHDIHTMLNELQNMSQEIAQATNEQANVTSNISESMTVIAESSLSTHEKSLEIKAVSAELKTQSEQMDSIIKQYS